ATTTACACAGATAATTCATCAGTGTGCATCGGTACGGCAGTTGCTACAACGGGGGGAACCCCCCGTGCCTCCTGCGGAGGAGCTTTGCTAACGCGTAGCGTGCGCTTTGCGCTCAGTTTGCCCGGAGGGAAACCCTCCTTGCAACTTCTCTCCGCAACGCACTGCCTCGTCCATCAGTGGTTTTATAAAAAAATATACTTTTGCAAGAGTTCTAGTGAATAATTATTAGTCTTGCGTCTTCTTACTGATAACTGTTCACTGTACAAAACTTGATTCGTAAAACTGTATTCCCACAAGAAATTTCATACCGTAATAGACGTGAAGCTATGCAAGTTTCGTTACCATCGCTGTTTAAACTACGCCAGGAGAAACCTCAGCCCCTACGACCATCAATGCCTGTGGTGCAAGAAGCAAACACCGAATTAGGGAAATTACTGGTATTCCTCAATACTAGCCGTAAGGGATTGACCGAAGCAGAAGCTTGCCATCGGCTCAAGCAGTATGGCTGCAATGAAGTGACCTATGGAAAACCTGCGAAGTGGTATTTCCTACTGCTAAATTCTTTTAATAACTCTCTCATCTATATCTTCATGGGGTTGGCGATTGTCTCCTACCTGACCAAAAACATGGAGATAACGATTGTGCTGATGCTCCTGGTGATGGTGAGGGGATTACTGTGCTTTGTGCAGGAGTATTATTCTATACAAACAGAGGAAAAACTCAAGGCAATGGTGAGTGTGACTGCTACTGTTAGCCGCTTGGACAAACGCTTTAATCGCGAACGGCGTAAAGAAATTCCCATCAAGGACTTGGTGCCAGGGGATATTGTTCACTTATCAGCTGGAGACATGATACCAGCTGATGTACGACTACTGTTTACCAAGGATTTGTTTGTCAGCCAAGCAGTTCTCCTTCAAGAAGCCCTTTCCCTTAAGAAACACAACACTTTGGGCAGTGTGGTTGAGAAGATGGCAATTAGTCACAGTCGCAACAGCAGAGATCCGTTGGACACGTCCACAGTTGGCTTTATGGGAACAAGCGTAGTCAGTGGCACAGCAATAGCAGTCATAGTTGCAACCGGCAAGCGCACCTGCTTGGGTTGGCTGGCAAAGAATATGGCTAGCAAACAGGCGTTGACTAGTTTTGGAAAAGGGGTTAACGGTTGGAACTGGAGACTGATTGGCTTGATAGCGGTTATGGTGTCAGTTGTGTTCCTGCTCAATGGCATTGGTAAGGGGAACTGGGCGATCGCCACTTTCTTAACTCCACAAATATTGCACATGATTGTCACGGTGAACCTAGCACAGAAAGCCTTAGCGATGGCAAAGCAGAAGGTCATCATCAAGCGCCTGAGTGCCATTCAAAACTTGGGTGCGATGAATATACTTTGTACCGATAAGACAGGCATACTGACCCAAGGCAAAATTACTTTGGAGCGATATACCGATATTCATGGTCAAGAAAACGAGGAACCCCTCAAGTACGGCTATCTCAATACTTACTACCAGACGGGTTTGAAGAACCTGCTAGATGTCGCTTTACTAAAGCACGTAGAACAGAAAACCACCTTAAAACCCGCAGAGGAATACTGCAAAGTGGATGAAGTGCCCTTTGACTTTGTTCGTCATCGGATGTCAGTGGTCTTGAAATACCAACAGCAGCACATATTGATTTGCAAGGGAGCAGTGGAAGAAATTGCTCGCCTCTGCACTCACGCCAAATTCAATGGGCAGGTTGTTCCCATGAGCGAGTCCTTGAATCAAGAAGTATTGCAAGTGACACGGAGACTAAATGAAGAAGGGCTGCGCGTGATTGCTGTTGCTTACAAGGAGGTTTCTCCACCCAAAGATAAGTATGAAATTAAAGATGAAAGCAACCTCATACTGGTGGGTTATCTAGCCTTCTTCGACCCACCTAACGATAGTGCTGCAGAGGCACTTGCTACCTTTCAAGAGCATGGGGTTAGTGTTAAGGTGATCACAGGCAACAACGATATTGTCACTCGTAAAATCTGCAAACAAGTAGGACTCTACGTTCACCATAGCGTCCTGGGTAGTGAGGTGGAACGCATGAGTGATGAAGAACTGGCAGACATCGTGGACACCACCACAGTGTTTGCCAAAATGTCGCCTATGCAAAAAGCCCGGGTTATCGGTATCCTAAAGCGCAAAGGTCATATAGTTGGCTACATAGGCGATAGCATTAACGATGCTGTATCGCTACGAAATGCCAATATTGCTATTTCCGTCGATACCGGTGTAGATATTGCCAGAGAGTCATCAGACATTATCCTACTGGAAAAAAGCCTAAAGGTTTTGGAAAAGGGTGTCATTGAAGGTCGTCGAATTTTCGGCAGGCGATATTACTCTT
The sequence above is a segment of the Mastigocladopsis repens PCC 10914 genome. Coding sequences within it:
- the mgtA gene encoding magnesium-translocating P-type ATPase; translated protein: MQVSLPSLFKLRQEKPQPLRPSMPVVQEANTELGKLLVFLNTSRKGLTEAEACHRLKQYGCNEVTYGKPAKWYFLLLNSFNNSLIYIFMGLAIVSYLTKNMEITIVLMLLVMVRGLLCFVQEYYSIQTEEKLKAMVSVTATVSRLDKRFNRERRKEIPIKDLVPGDIVHLSAGDMIPADVRLLFTKDLFVSQAVLLQEALSLKKHNTLGSVVEKMAISHSRNSRDPLDTSTVGFMGTSVVSGTAIAVIVATGKRTCLGWLAKNMASKQALTSFGKGVNGWNWRLIGLIAVMVSVVFLLNGIGKGNWAIATFLTPQILHMIVTVNLAQKALAMAKQKVIIKRLSAIQNLGAMNILCTDKTGILTQGKITLERYTDIHGQENEEPLKYGYLNTYYQTGLKNLLDVALLKHVEQKTTLKPAEEYCKVDEVPFDFVRHRMSVVLKYQQQHILICKGAVEEIARLCTHAKFNGQVVPMSESLNQEVLQVTRRLNEEGLRVIAVAYKEVSPPKDKYEIKDESNLILVGYLAFFDPPNDSAAEALATFQEHGVSVKVITGNNDIVTRKICKQVGLYVHHSVLGSEVERMSDEELADIVDTTTVFAKMSPMQKARVIGILKRKGHIVGYIGDSINDAVSLRNANIAISVDTGVDIARESSDIILLEKSLKVLEKGVIEGRRIFGRRYYSWRDSFLGSVE